Part of the Engystomops pustulosus chromosome 4, aEngPut4.maternal, whole genome shotgun sequence genome is shown below.
CTGCGAGTGAGCAAAGGTCTATCCCAAATATCTGTTACAGCAAGGTTAGAGGAGACTCCCTGCTACTCCACCAGGGGGAAGAAGATATTTATGGGTACAGCAAATATCAATCTAAAGAGGTTGGTACTGAAAAACTAAGTCAATGGCGCTAGTATTCAGCAAAATCCATTGTACCAATGTCGTCACGTTACCTATACAGCACCACGTGCGAATGTCGCTGCGCTATGAGAGCAGATGAGGAGTTCTTTAAAGGCTTGTATGCAGATATTTAGGCTAGAAACCCAAAACTGAAGCATTACAGTGTTTTATGTCAGTGGAAGTAATCTTTATGGGCGGAACGAACCTTAATTCATCAAAAATGCAGACTATTTAAGTTAATTGGTTGAATAATGGTTCGCCCTAATCGATGTCCGCCTCCACGATATTCAGGTCGCTGGCAGGCAACAGACCAACAGTATAACGGTCTAACACTGGGAGCAGGTCCGTGTCGCTTTCAAACTAAATCTGGgcccaatccctttaaataaagtCAAGAAACAGGTAAAATGGGTAAAGTTCAGGTTCGCtttacaaaaatgacaaaaaaaaaaaagccgatCAACCTTAAAAAGAGAAAGAAGTTTTATAATCTAGTAGTAGTTTGGTTTCCTTGCTTTTTTCCAGATTAttctgcatataaaaaaaaaaaaaaaaaaaagcatcagctttctgtgtagtctggaccgccccctaacTATCTTGTAATAGCAAAGAGAGCGGACAGGAAACGTGGCTAGATAAGAGAGGACGCAGctgtaattgtgttttttttttctattttcataataataattcctttatttatatagtgcacacagattccgtAGCGCTGcagagaacttgccaaatcagtcatgcCGAATCATCTGGAGTAAAAAAGGAAATAGAAATTTCTAAACTGGCAGTTTTGTTCCCTTATTTTCTCCAGAAAATTCCGCATGACAACGatggaagaaaaagaaaaaaaaaattacagctacgTCGCCTCTATCTAGCCGTGTAGTCTGGCCCGCCTCTTTTGCAATTACAAGACAGtaaggggcggtccagactacacagcaagTTAGAGGTGATAcggctttgattttttttttgttttcacgcAGAATCATTTGGCAAAAATCAAGAAAACAAAGCTTCTACTTTCTACGAATCTCTTtctcttttaaaagttgatcagccattttatcattttttttttctcagtcgctaattaacttttttttttttagtgaaccTAAACTTTAAGAGAACAATGTAAATCCGCTAGAAAAAGAAAGTGATGGCAAAGGTACTAAACGTTGGACAACTGTTGCTCAACTAAGAAAGCACACAAAGcaaatgatatactgtatgtatatatttatatttacatatgcgcgcatacacacacacacacagaatagggACGAGATCTTAAACCTGCTTTAAGGACAACTTTAGGGAGGGGTTTGTGGGTCACACTGTTGTTTTGGTCCGTAAGGCCAACTTTTATCAGACAGTGCAAGCGGCTTAACAGAACCCAAAGTCAGCATGCATGGAATCGGGGTAGAAACATGCCTTCCACAACCCACTTCGCATGGACTGCACTGTTAAGGGGGGGggtattcaaataaaaaaaaaaaaagcaaaaaataaaactggAGTAGTAACATTAGTGGACAGAGGACCAAACTAGCTCTTAGAAAGAAGACAACCTCTGGCGTTTAATGGCTAACAATTTCCTACCGTTTTCCACGATTTCGTTTTTTCTAGGATTAATACATTTTATCACACTGACATTTGGAAGAGTTTTGGCAAATACTATATTGTTGTTCTTTCTCAAAAAGATCTTTAAACTCAAAAGAAACAGTACAGTTAGTTTATCATACACCGCATATCCCCACAGAGGTCAACTAAGGTTAAACACAGAAATCATGGACTGTTCTCGGGTGTGTGGGCGACGGATCTTGTGGCTTTAGTACACGGAGAACAAGGGTggtcgtgttttttttttgttgttgcaacTCTGTAGAAACTGCAAAGCATTTTAtattaaatttgccaaataattcAAGTCCATTGGTAGATTTATTTCCTATAGATTTTAATCCCTTCTAGGTTTTCGATTTCTTGGGGATCTTCTCATTATATCTTCCTCCTGAAAATACAAAAGATCCAACATTAAACCCCAAAGCCTAGTCTTTCGAGCAGTCCCAATATTGTACCCGATCACTTATCCACATTATAGGGGGAAACGTCTAAATACTGAGCCCCTTCTTATCTGGAGAATGGGCAACTGCAGGGATACTGGACCACCCTTTTAACTATGGAAATGGGCACTAGCCATATAATATAAGACTACCCCAAGAACTCAGAGTTCttttcctttccctagaactgatataaacagtaaaaatcataaacatgtttggtatcaccgtgtccaaaaatgtttgctctatcaaaatataataacggttattcccggcatttAACCCTTAACGGAAAATGCCactctttttgccattttgcaagatatgttaaaaaattcaataaaaagtgattcaaATGCAGTACAATTCTCAAAACGGTGGCATTGGAAACgtcattaaaagtcacaaaaaatgacaccacacacagctccgtacagccaagtatgaaaaagcgccagaagatggcaaaataaagaatttttttttttacaggcagtttaaatttttggacatgtatgaaaacataaaacctaaataaatttggtatcccccgtgatcgtaccgacccaaagaataaagtagacatgtcctttgggggcgcacattgaaagctgtaaaaaccaagcccacaagaaaactgtgcaaTTTTactgcatagaatattaaatacagtcactatgaaatgcagcttgttacacagaaaaaaagccGTCATACatctctgtacgtggaaaaatggTGGGGAGCGAAAGAGGCTGCAACGCAAAGGTTATATTTGTAATCATATTGCTTTGAATTCGCCCAATGTAAATCAGCTTCTACTATGTAAAGCAAATGACTACACAAAATGCAGTGCCCTTCCATATGTAACATGAAAGCATGCGCGCTCCAGAGCTGGCGAGTCTACACAGCGTTCTGAGACAGGAATCACGGAGGGAACATCACAATAGATAAGGCTAAATGCCATTGCTTGGTAATATCCTCCTGTGGATCGCCATGGCTTACCTGAGGTTTGCTTTCCTTCTCTtgatcttcctcctcctcctcttcgttGCTTCCATGACCAGCGTCTCCCTCTCCTTCTTCAGAGGCTTAAAAAGTAAAGTTAAAGATCAGAAACCGACTACTCCGTAGACAACGCTATAGAAGTACAAGCCATATTCATACTGCATGTCAAACCTTTATCAGAAACTAGCTCTACAAGTATGTTTgcgcacatccccccccccaaaaaaaaaaacatcacgtGTCTGTGCTGTAAACTACTCAGCTCTCTGCACCCCcccccttcacagagctcacagcctgatgACATCAGgggggaggagttgtacaggagcacaaaggtgggagctaagagctgagcagtctgcagcatagACCGTCACATCTTgtcttttgaaatgcatccaaataaCTAAACTCAactcctgggactacacagaggattttgtcagggtataaggtaagttataacacgcaATTGTATTGTAaacacatatttgcaatgcagctgtgaaGAGCTTCTGTAAACTGGTGACTGCTTCCTTTTAAAGGGATTTCCATACTCCTCAGGTGGCCAGTGTAAGGAGAACAAGTACTTTTCTCTGCTCCAGTACTTTAGTTTCAGGTCACCAGGGGGGTTACATGAGCCGCTTCATTCAATGACTGGCCTCCACTTCTGCTTTCCAGGAAGCTTCACTTTCTGTGTTGTCCCCTGGTCCAAGGATCACACTCATTTCATGAAGCGGAACTTCCTGTTGAGTGTAGAGTCCAAAACTGGAAGTACCGGGGCAACATGGGAACTGGAGCCCGGTAAGTAtggggttttatttattttattattaagccAGCCCTCTTAAGGTTttccaaaatggaaatattcatgGAAAACCTCCTAAAgttaaaaaacccacaaaacacACTCTCCTACTGACTCAAAAAGGCACAGTAATGATTCAAACtataggattttaaaaatctatcaaaataaagcatggataAGCAGATCGAGGCACATCATGAATAAGAGTGTCTGTAGACACTAGAAACGCGTAGGCTAAGCCAGGCTACTAACAACTGTAAATAGCGAGCTGATGATATGTGATACAGGCGGTATCGTGTATTTTAAAGTTGTATTTGATCAAGCACGTTTTTGAATAAAGATGAAGTTTTAACTACAAACCTGGATACAAGCGCTGGATTCACTTCCTGTACATCATCTTAtacgtgttatccatggcctcattccttctaaaatctaggcatgctaatgagcctgaagggctctgggggtgttaccttcacggactgctacactgcacaggagcaCTCCCACCCCACCAACACTGTTTGAGAATTACAGGAGaaatgtggtggtggtggggggagacagtgtaatagcctgtgaagctaaagcgtggcggggctctggtaacgcgtCCCCtagagcataattttaacagttgattttagaagaaaggaggccaaggataacaaataaaagaagattagcaGAGTCACAATCATGGTTGGTTTTTGTggcagattaaaggaaacctaccatttagaatggcaggggtaagctgtaagtaccgagcaccagctcagggtgagctggtgccggtacttactttcgttagtgttataaaccgcggtatcgcggttttaacactttttagactctagagcagaagacgcttcggcgcctccataggaaatagcggagatgttgcgcgcgcagccccgtagccccttctgctctaaagtttaaaaagtgtttaaaccgtgataccgcggtttataacactaacaaaagtgctggtgctcggtacttacagcttacccctgccattctaagtggtaggtttcctttaaaggggtattcccacgaacaaaagttaggtcctaacttgctgatcagtggggatctcagtgctgagacctcaacaaatcacgaaaacgaggggtcccacgtacctccccTGGACCCCTCGACGCTCTGCACATGACAGttgtgctccattaatctctatggagctgacggaaattgctgagcgcagcACTCCAAGAtctccgtctgctccattagtctgacggggGAAtgaaggtacgtgggacccctcatttttgggatctgtgggggtttcagcaCTGTGGATTTTTGTTTATGGGAAAACCCTAAAGGCTTTTATACGAAGCCAGAGCCTCCGTCTACTAGAGGATTTCCTCTGCTTTTCCCCTACTCCTATCAGAAAATAAATTAGCACATTTTTTCTTCTCGGTGGGACCAATAAAAATAACACACCCTATAAAAACAAGCCCTTGTGTCTCTACACTgatggaagaataaaaaaaaacaactaattatACATTTGACGGCACTATAAAAAACACCCACAAACATCAACGGTGATTTCATTTTGTTTGCACCAATTACAATGCAGCAAATGGATGCTTTGATGCCAGTGTGAACAGAGTCCTAATATGATGTCCATAAAAACACCCATGGTGCATTGTTTAAGTCAATCATGTACGGTAGCGTTTGGGTAAAGAGCGGTTTTCGGTACAAGCGATAAGACTGTAAATGGCTCAGACTGCAAAATTACAACTCCCTGCCAGAAGAGGAAGGATAAAATCACTGATCGGCTGCATTACACATGGACCTTCCATCTTACCCGCCTCCTCAGcttgctcctccgctgcctctTCTTCAACCTCCCTGTTGTCTTctttctcttcttcctcctcctcctcttcctttacATCAGGCTGAGGGGCATCTGTCTTTTTGTGGCTGGCATCAGGTGTCTGCTTCTGCAAAAGAAGATGGCATCACATAGCTAAACAGGTCCATACATGGGGCTCAGGGTCTATACATAACATGTGTCAAGTTAATTGCTGACCTTTAATAAACTGTAGCTGAACAAGGATTTGAAAAGGGTTTCAGAGATTTGTTAAATCTTATTCAAAAATcgaaaaaaagagagatgattTCTGTAACGATTCATTTctactttgccccccccccccaaaaaaatatttaagaGGGTTGGGTAATGTTATCCCTCCTTTATTTCGATAGAGAAGGAACAGGACATTGCTgtagttgcttatggcaaccagACCTCCGTTTTCATAAAAAAGAAAGTTTACAGCCCATTTGTTACGGGAGGGGCGAGCGCGCCTCCCTACTCCCATCACCGTAGGAGCTGAGCAGCCGCAGTCTATAATTTCGGTTGCCAagcacactgggggagatttctcaGAAGTGTCTGCGAGCAAAACCGTTCTAGATGCTCATGAAAAACAATCAGATCTCAGCTcatattttcccacagcagttttaaaaatgaaacctgagccttgattggttgccttgggcatctataacagttttgctctcagacacttctgagaaatctcccccactgtgctTCGCAAACTATGACCATTCATAGTGTGCCAATGGCGGCTAAAAGCTGGCCGCAAGTTTGCGGCCTGACAGTGACAATTGTCACCATTTGTACTGGGGCCTCTATCTACCGGCGATCATGTGGTTTCAAGTGATTGCCGGGATCCACAGAAGCAGCCGACCTGCTACAGCCTTTTTTCTCTGCAAGCATCACTCAGCTGCCTGTAGCGAGCAACTTGACGTTCGGGTGCCCGATCTCTTGAGTAGCCTTCTAAAACCTGCGGTTACTATGCTATGGTGCTGCCTTTAGAGACCCGGATCGCCCTCCATAAATACACGGTGCTTGTCCGGAAGTAGTTAATTGGAGATAATGATTGTAGAATTGTAGGTGGATGATACATACCTTGCCTGAACAGCAGAATAGGATGACCAGGAAGACGGGCAGGGCCACGGTGAGAATGTAAACTATCCACAGCCAAGGCCTTTCTTCTGCTGCAGTTAGCATTTGTCCAACAACGCTGGGCTGAAAATGacaaaacaagttaaaaaaagaAGTTAAACTTTATGAGTAAGTAGTCTAAAGGAACGGTATGATCTAAAAAATGGCATAAATTTGAAGAGATCCATAAGTGTATATCCAAGTGTATTGTGGATTTTCACTCCAAGTCTTGCGGGCACCACCAAAAGACCCAACCAGTCTTGGATATCAGTAGAATGGCACAACTTGGATTTTCCTTACCTCAGCGGCGCCATCAGCTGCTTTCTTCAGACCCCAACCATCATTTCCCCACTGATCGGCCACAGCTCTGTCTGAGCAAATTATAAAGTTGTCAAAGAAAATATCGGAAGTCATGGACCACAATTCCAGACCCATAGCAAAGAATGGAGTCATCTTGAAGGGTTGTAGGTCCTCAAAGAAATCTGGATTGGCGATTTTGCGTGGTTTCCAGATACCCTGCAATGGAGATGGAAAGTACTGGTCAGCGAGGGTCACGAATCCCAAGTTTTCTCCAGGTTTTAGACTTCATAATAGCAAAGGGTAGAAGGAACACTGCGTTATATGAAGGCTGTATCAGAGACAAGATATACATCCTATACCTGGTAACTGGGGTTATCGATCATTGGTGCCTTCCATTTTCCTTTGTAGTTGGGATTGTCAATTGTTGGTCTCTGCCAGGCTCCACATCCGGGTGCAGATGCACATTTGGGGTTTGTAACCTGAGGGGCCTCCCACTCTCCATCCATGTCTTCATCCCTGATGAAGGAGGAGTCATATCTTTAGATGGACTACACATGAAAATATAGACGGAATATGTGGAGATAATATGGGGACATACCAGTCCTCTGGCTTCTCGGCATCTGGGTCAGCAATGTACTCGGGTTCATCATCAAGCCAGCCTTCAGGTTTCACCGCACTGTCATCAGGGATCTTTGAAGGAGCATCTTCATCCCTGGATCAATAAACCACAGTTAGAACTGGCCCCCCCCAATATGTGCAACTACATGTCGCTAATACACTGCAGtctaagccactatgataaaCCTGACAAGACAGTGGTAGACTGCAGATGTATGTTATATAAAATGGATGTACTGTTCAACCAATGAACATAAAATTAGATACCTGGACTATGGTAACATAGAGGATCATACAGTGATTACATGGGCATGTTATGCCATGATTGATGTGGGCACTGATTGAGGCAGTAAACCTGTTGAAACTCGGGGTTCGATTCAATCTATCCCACATCGGCACATGGGGGAGCCATATTAGCCCCCGACCGAGGCAGACTAATAGATGACCAGTATAATTACAATTTACTACAATATTGTACAAGTAAAAAAGACCCTTATGGTTCAAGTACCCTAAAAGACCTAGAATAATTATTTTGTTTGGAATAGGTAAAATTTCAAAACACGCCTCTATATTGCATATATAAACTCACATTTAACatcaaacatgttgggtatccccACGCTACAAAATGATCTTAAAAAACCGTCAGGTCAGGAGGATCTAGAACTGCCAGAACCCATAGCAATTCACACAATCTGAGAGCAGAGCCTCTGTACTGTAATCTTTTCCTCTCCCAGCTGCACCCACATGGCCATTACTGCAGGACCTTGAgtatgtcagaagcatgtgactgatcacatgcttcctgagTTACTGGAAGGTCCTTAACCCCAAAGCGTACATGTGCGGCAACTGACTGTACATCGGGAAATGCAGTCAGTTGCCGCATCCAGACGTACATTTACGTCTATGCTATTGCCTGAGGCCAGTAGCAGAGCCCATGCGATTGCTGCGGAAGCTCGGGGCTGTATATGAAAGCCGagctcccgcagtaacagccgggattgcGTTCATAGGGACAGTGGCGTCTATGGAGCAGAGCCTGGTGGGTCGGTGCCAACTGCTTCCATGGCAGCTGCTTCCTGGGGTGCTATGAAGGTCCCCAGGACTGCCGGCAGTAGGTGCTTTCAGGgcctgtcagcctatgctgaAAATTACACCCCTGACTAACTTTCACAGTGGGTAGCTCAGGTTCTGTAAAGAGATTCTCTTTAAAACGACACAggatttgtgtttctaggtgccatggttcagaAGCTATAGGAATTTGCTTATATAAGGctgaaaaaaacaacttatttttAGAGGAAAATGTACACAACTGTACATTTCTTTACACAAAACTGACACTTCAATAGACATTGAACAATCCCATCCCCTCCTGCATGCAGTACATCACTTACCAGTCATCGGGCTTTACAGCATCGGGATCAGGTATCTTTGGTCTCTCGTCCCAATCTTCAGGTTTCTGGTCATCGGGATCCTCTATTTCACTGGGTGGGTTGACGGGGGGATTCACATCGTTGAGAAGGCTGCCGGTGTTCACAACAGTCTGGTCGACCAGGATCTCAAAAGTGTTGTCCGGATTCAGAACTAAGAATATAAATATATGGGTCAGTCTCTAGGATAAACCCTTTAAAACAGGATttccatggacagatagagatcacatgaccctccacccgcaaccattttatggtcaggaatatctggctgatgaggtaaaaaacaggaggcttcactttacatatcatgaaaGTGGAGCAGgactattaatagatatatattggtaaattaccaaatatcctgtcccctacacttacacacattacaaaaaaaaaaggtaaagtggccaacccctttaaggttcaaaAGATGGTTCATATCCTAATCTCAACCAAGATAAAAATTATGAACAGTCAGAATCACTCACTTAAGGTATAAAGATGCGTCTTCTTGTCAGTGAAGAAGGATTTCAGGTCGGCGTCTGGTCTCTTGGCGTGCTTCTCCTCATACTCTCCGGTCTTGGGGTTTTTGTGACGGAagatgaagtgcagtttgtaatCCTCACCGCACTTGTCTGGGCCGAACATGATGGTGTAAGGGGTCTTATCGTGGAACTGATCCTGAGATAAAGATAAAGACCTCTAAGTTTACATGCGATAAATATAAGACGCCTTCGTAATCTCGTCCATGGTGATGAACCGATCTGTCAAATTTTGGGTTTGAGTCAAACCCACACTTTGcggttcaggtccgctcatcactactcatCAGGTTTCCATGAATTGCGCCCCCTGGGAGGGACACTTACCAGGTTGTGATCGGCGGTTTTGGACAGCAGCTTCACGTAGGCTCCTCCACATTCTATCCCGCTCTGAAAATTCACTTCATACCTTAATAAGAACATGAAGACATATAGTTAACTATACAAGGAACACAATATACCATCAGCAGAGGTCTGTGGCTTTACAGCCATAGGAGAAATAAGCCGACCATGTATACTAGATAGCTGCTAAACAAGACAACCCCAATAGACATGAATGCTCAAGactgccaagtgtgcatgtgtttccCCCGAGAACCAGAGGAATAAATATGTTGAAAACCAACCTGCAGCACCCTTCTCTCCAAAGTCAAAATGCCCCCATAAACATCCAATGGATGGCCCCAATTATAGCATTACCTACAAATacgcatagtttttttttttttttaaagactggcCCTGTATTATTATCTTTCGACATTCCACTGTTGTACCATGATGGGAGTCCTGATGTGTGACCACTGCAGCTTCTAGTTAAAGGCGTTTACTCATTAGATCTATATCTTTTGGATGTGTCCTATACACATAATAAGTGAAGGTCCCACCTCCGAGATCCAGACATGACTCAAGAACGGGGATCTGTGGATCCCATCCATATTTCAAGAATATGGGTCCTTGGACTTCTTTCCCGCAGCCGCTGAATGGAAAGTTTGCTGGGAGTACGAATTTATACACTCAACTATTTCCAGGGCTTCCTCAGACCTGTATGGAGAGTGCCCGCACATGTGTGGCAAACCCTCACCATTCAGTGGACACTTATTCCTGAGACAGTGGTAGGAGTTGTCCTGAGACAACTTTGTAGAAGATTAGTAGATGTATGGCAAAACCATGACCTGTTCATCCCCAAATTATAGATGTAGTGGGGTTCTGCCAATACTTTCATTAATACACCAGATTGGTTGTGTATACAAATGCACGTGTACACAGTCCCGGGCATGGTCCCAATAATCACAGTCGAGATAAGGCCGGTCGTAAAAAGATGTTAACTTGGAGATCTCTAATATGTAAAAGTCATCAAACACAAAGCTGACTCAACGCGAGTCTTTAGGATAATCGcccctctccagggacagtaaacCCGCTGTACTTACTGCACAATCAGAGGCTTCTTATCAAAGACAAATGGTTTCTTAAGCTTGATGGCAACTGCATGATGTTTGGCGCGTGACGCCAGCACAAGTCCTTTGTCCCCGGGGAGTTTTGTCTCTTTCATCTCGGCCACTTCCCATTTGCCTGaggaaagcaaataaaatcagcaGTGAAAGCAGCTTCTTGTACATCATGCTGTGTATACCAGGCATCTCCAGCAGGAACttttatctatataatatatataattaaaataaattgtCACTTTTCAGGTTTAGGGCCtccttgtttttttatttgtggCCCCTTATCTATCCTTGACCACATTCCTTCTTTCTTTCACTTCTATACAAATTTTTTATACAGTGTTTTTTATATAGATATTTAGGTCACAATTAGCTTGCACTATAGGTTTATTTTAATTTTGGATTATTCCTATCATTTATTGTATTACTTATGTCATTTCTCTTTTTTTGGCTTGTAGTCTCATTCATACATATACTGGCTTTCTGCGTTTTCCAATTACTTTAGCTCCGTTACATTAGATTTTCCGTCCATTCTCTGGCATGGGATATATGGCCTTGATTGACCCTGCGCCTTTCTTGGTGTCCCATCGTTCTTCCTGATATGCACACATGGACCAAATTTTACAAACTCCTCAAGAATTttgtaaaaagaaaacattttttaggaGTTAGCACCTTTGATGTGATAAATTAATCTTTAGGTTTATGTCTTATTTCCTTTTAATTTCTATATTCTTTCTATATTCTCTTTTTGTATTTTGGGataggtgatgtatatatggttATTGTGTATGTTTGTACATGGGCCCATGTGTATTAATGATATCTGTACATGTGTTGCATCTGTTGGGGGTCTATTATTGTTTGTCACTTTGCACTTTACTATAGATATTCGGTTACTCATTATGAATATTAATGTATAGAATTGACATGGATTACCCAGGTTTTAATATTGAATTGGTATTGGGGTTATTAGGCAATTATCTAACATGCATAATTGTTCTATTTATTCACAGGCGTATAACACGATGTATATATTAGGACTTATTTTAGATACAAAAATAGGTAttcaaacatttttaaatgtttattgGTGAATGTGGTCATTTTACCTTTTATTTGTGCATTATGTATGCCCAAATTCTTTTATCTGCAGCACCTAGCATTGTCTACTAAGCTGCTGTAGTCTAacagggggacgtatgtacaaccacaagcttgcggccatacatacgtcccccataggccgtcaATGGGCACACGGAGCAATAcagcgtaccgctccgtacatggggaaaagataagacatgtcctatct
Proteins encoded:
- the CANX gene encoding calnexin, which gives rise to MDVKTLLCLTFLVLGAVVINAHDGHHHGHHHHHDHDHDHDHDDGLDIEDDMDDILDDAEEPKPDISTPPPAPKVTYKAPVPIGDVYVAESFDKGTLDGWILSKAKKDDTDDEIAKYDGKWEVAEMKETKLPGDKGLVLASRAKHHAVAIKLKKPFVFDKKPLIVQYEVNFQSGIECGGAYVKLLSKTADHNLDQFHDKTPYTIMFGPDKCGEDYKLHFIFRHKNPKTGEYEEKHAKRPDADLKSFFTDKKTHLYTLILNPDNTFEILVDQTVVNTGSLLNDVNPPVNPPSEIEDPDDQKPEDWDERPKIPDPDAVKPDDWDEDAPSKIPDDSAVKPEGWLDDEPEYIADPDAEKPEDWDEDMDGEWEAPQVTNPKCASAPGCGAWQRPTIDNPNYKGKWKAPMIDNPSYQGIWKPRKIANPDFFEDLQPFKMTPFFAMGLELWSMTSDIFFDNFIICSDRAVADQWGNDGWGLKKAADGAAEPSVVGQMLTAAEERPWLWIVYILTVALPVFLVILFCCSGKKQTPDASHKKTDAPQPDVKEEEEEEEEKEDNREVEEEAAEEQAEEAASEEGEGDAGHGSNEEEEEEDQEKESKPQEEDIMRRSPRNRKPRRD